In Oryza brachyantha chromosome 1, ObraRS2, whole genome shotgun sequence, the following are encoded in one genomic region:
- the LOC102709410 gene encoding long chain acyl-CoA synthetase 4-like, whose amino-acid sequence MVGSMKHLVQVGEAREAAAEDGGAPSAGPAYRCAAGGGAASPPAVPGLECCWDIFRMTVEKFPGNPMLGRREIVDGKAGKYTWMTYKEAYDTVIKVGASIRSLGVGKGGRCGIYGANCPEWVISMQACNAHGIYCVPLYDTLGAGAVEFILCHSEVEIAFVEEKKIGEVLKTFPNATKYLKTIVSFGKVNSEQKEKVEQHGVSIYSWEEFLQLGGEEKYELPTKEKDDICTIMYTSGTTGDPKGVLISNRSIITIISAVDEFLGNSNEKLREDDVYISYLPLAHIFDRVLEEVFIHHGASIGFWRGDVKLLVEDIGELKPTIFCAVPRVLDRIYGGLQEKVSTGGFLKKTLFGVAYKYKQGNMVKGSRHEEAAAIFDKLVFTKVKRGLGGRVRLILSGAAPLSNHVEEFLRVVTCSLVLQGYGLTETCAGSFVSLPNNMSMLGTVGPPVPYVEVRLESVPEMGYDALSKESPRGEICIRGDTLFSGYYKRDDLTKEVLVDGWFHTGDIGEWQPDGSMKIIDRKKNIFKLSQGEYVAVENLENIFGQAPGVDSIWVYGNSFESCLVAVVNPNKQALERWAESNGVTGDITSICENPKAKEFILGELTKTGKEKKLKGFELIRAVHLEPVPFDMDRDLITPTYKKKRPQLLKYYQSVIDNMYKNMK is encoded by the exons atggtgGGATCGATGAAGCACCTCGTGCAGGTCGGGGaggcgcgggaggcggcggcggaggacggagGGGCGCCCTCGGCCGGGCCGGCGTACCGCTGCGCCGCCGGAGGGGGcgcggcctcgccgcccgcAGTGCCGGGGCTCGAGTGCTGCTGGGACATATTCCG GATGACGGTGGAGAAGTTCCCGGGCAACCCTATGTTGGGCCGCCGCGAAATCGTCGACGGCAAG GCTGGCAAGTACACGTGGATGACTTATAAGGAAGCGTACGACACCGTGATCAAGGTGGGCGCATCCATCCGGAGCCTTGGCGTTGGAAAG GGTGGACGCTGTGGCATTTACGGAGCCAATTGCCCTGAGTGGGTTATCAGCATGCAG GCCTGCAATGCCCATGGCATATACTGTGTTCCGTTGTATGACACACTTG GTGCCGGGGCTGTGGAATTTATACTTTGCCATTCTGAGGTAGAAATTGCTTTTGTAGAGGAAAAGAAGATAGGAGAG GTACTCAAGACATTTCCCAATGCAACGAAATATTTGAAGA caattgTGAGCTTTGGAAAGGTCAATTCtgaacaaaaggaaaaggttGAACAGCATGGTGTGTCCATCTACTCGTGGGAAGAGTTTTTGCAGTTG GGGGGTGAAGAAAAGTATGAACTTCCTACAAAGGAAAAGGATGATATCTGTACAATAATGTACACCAGTGGAACAACTGGTGACCCTAAGGGAGTTCTAATCTCCAACAGGAGCATTATTACTATTATTTCAGCAGTAGATGAGTTCCTTGGAAACTCAAATGAGAAG CTTAGAGAAGATGATGTTTACATTTCATATCTCCCACTTGCCCATATCTTTGACCGTGTACTTGAGGAAGTGTTCATTCACCATGGTGCATCAATTGGATTTTGGCGTGGA GATGTCAAACTCTTGGTAGAAGACATTGGAGAACTCAAGCCAACAATTTTCTGCGCTGTTCCACGTGTACTAGACAGAATTTACGGAG GATTGCAAGAAAAAGTTTCGACTGGTGGTTTCCTGAAGAAGACACTGTTTGGTGTTGCTTACAAATA CAAACAAGGGAATATGGTGAAAGGAAGCAGGCATGAAGAAGCTGCTGCCATTTTCGATAAACTAGTATTTACCAAG GTTAAACGAGGATTGGGTGGCAGAGTACGACTTATTTTATCTGGCGCAGCTCCCCTGTCCAATCATGTTGAAGAGTTCCTGCGAGTGGTAACATGCTCCCTTGTTCTTCAGGGCTATG GTCTCACAGAGACCTGTGCTGGGTCCTTCGTTTCCCTGCCAAACAACATGTCGATGCTGGGAACTGTAGGCCCTCCAGTCCCCTATGTCGAAGTACGCCTCGAGTCTGTTCCTGAGATGGGATATGATGCATTGTCAAAAGAATCACCACGTGGGGAGATTTGTATAAGAGGGGACACCTTGTTCTCAGGATACTATAAGCGAGATGACCTGACAAAGGAGGTTTTGGTAGATGGATGGTTCCACACAG GAGACATTGGTGAGTGGCAGCCTGATGGAAGCATGAAGATCATTGATCGAAAGAAGAACATCTTCAAGCTCTCCCAGGGAGAATACGTCGCTGTGGAGAATTTGGAGAACATATTCGGTCAAGCTCCTGGTGTTGACTCG ATTTGGGTGTACGGGAATAGCTTCGAATCTTGCTTGGTTGCAGTGGTTAACCCGAACAAGCAAGCTCTAGAACGCTGGGCAGAGTCAAATGGCGTAACTGGAGACATCACTTCGATATGTGAAAATCCTAAAGCAaaagagtttattttgggagaATTAACCAAGACtggcaaagaaaagaaa CTCAAAGGCTTTGAGCTCATCAGGGCCGTTCATCTGGAGCCAGTGCCGTTCGATATGGACCGCGACCTAATTACTCCGACATACAAGAAGAAACGTCCACAGCTGCTCAAATATTATCAG agcgTCATCGACAACATGTACAAGAACATGAAGTAG
- the LOC102721609 gene encoding uncharacterized protein LOC102721609 produces the protein MGNAAPRMRHIEATAAATMGGRRGAMCCKKAEATNAPAASSAVARKRPDEKSAGRGGAGAEHSAAAATGVTVKVVLRRKDAERLIARLNEQNAMGRKARMAEIKNELKAGVGGAAASPARRRDARTRRLAPIQEN, from the coding sequence ATGGGCaacgccgcgccgcgcatgCGCCACATCGAGGCCACGGCGGCCGCGACGATgggcgggaggagaggagcgaTGTGCTGCAAGAAAGCGGAGGCCACGAACGCGCCAGCAGCGTCGTCCGCTGTAGCGCGCAAGCGGCCGGACGAGAAgtcggcggggcggggcggcgccggcgcggagcACTCGGCGGCAGCCGCTACGGGCGTGACGGTGAAGGTGGTGCTGAGGAGGAAGGACGCGGAGAGGCTGATCGCGAGGCTGAACGAGCAGAACGCGATGGGGCGGAAGGCCAGGATGGCGGAGATCAAGAACGAACTCAAGGCGGGGGTCGGCGGCGCTGCCGCGAGCCCCGCTCGGCGCCGGGACGCACGGACACGTAGGCTGGCGCCGATTCAGGAGAACTAG
- the LOC102709689 gene encoding beclin-1-like protein isoform X1, which produces MKPPVAAGNKAGGLDPSIPRFKCQECHRALVVVGVDAFADKLPTQAASGMHVSSIQGSIMGASRMDNSYVVLSKQNRSHGHGIPPRPPSAAAPHVEPNQPTRAIEGSYIVLPPAAASIYKTSTSEGGGVQLPPPSMNSNSPLPGNSFHSNVTVLTRAFEIATSQTQVEQPMCLDCMRLLSDKMDKEIEDVNTDIKAYEACLQQLEQKSYNILSDASFQKEKQKIEDEEEKLKAAIEEAEKQYSEISSEMKNLEIKSKEFEELEERYWHEFNSFQFQLTSHQEERDTVLAKIEVSNVHLELLKRTNVLNDAFYISHDGVIGTINNFRLGRLPNVQVEWDEINAAWGQAALLLHTMAQYFAPKFQYQIKIHPMGSYPRVTDINNNTYELFGPVNLFWSTRFDKAMTWFLTCLQDFAEFAISLDKENNVPPDKSLKLPYKIDGDKVGSHTIFLSFNKLENWTKALKYTLCNLKWVLFWFIGNTSFAPPSGSLCAATSSKR; this is translated from the exons ATGAAGCCCCCTGTCGCGGCCGGCAACAAGGCTGGTGGGCTGGATCCATCGATTCCGAGGTTCAAATGCCAGGAGTGCCAccgcgcgctcgtcgtcgtTGGCGTGGATGCCTTCGCCGATAAGCTCCCAACGCAGGCCGCCTCTG GTATGCATGTATCATCTATTCAGGGCAGTATTATGGGGGCTAGCAGGATGGATAATTCTTATGTCGTGCTATCCAAGCAAAACAGATCTCATGGCCATGGAATTCCCCCACGCCCACCAAGTGCAGCAGCCCCACATGTTGAACCTAACCAGCCAACAAGAGCGATAGAGGGGTCATATATAGTGCTTccacctgctgctgcttccatATACAAGACATCTACTTCTGAAGGAGGTGGTGTGCAGTTGCCACCACCAAGTATGAATTCCAATAGCCCTTTACCAGGAAATAGTTTTCACTCTAACGTGACTGTATTAACACGGGCATTTGAGATTGCTACATCCCAAACTCAG GTTGAGCAGCCAATGTGTCTGGACTGTATGAGGTTGCTCTCTGATAAGATGGATAAGGAGATTGAAGATGTTAATACTGACATTAAAGCTTATGAAGCTTGTCTTCAACAATTGGAGCAGAAATCCTACAACATCCTCAGCGATGCTAGTTTTCAGAAGGAGAAACAGAAG attgaagatgaagaagagaaGCTTAAGGCTGCCATTGAAGAAGCTGAAAAACAATATTCAGAAATCAGTTCCGAGATGAAGAATCTTGAGATAAAATCCAAAGAATTTGAAGAATTGGAAGAAAG GTATTGGCATGAATTCAATAGCTTTCAGTTTCAGCTGACATCTCACCAG GAAGAAAGAGACACAGTTTTGGCCAAGATAGAAGTTTCAAATGTTCACCTGGAATTGCTAAAGCGAACAAATGTTCTCAATGACGCATTCTATATTTCACATGATGGAGTAATCGGAACAATAAACAACTTCCGCCTCGGTCGCCTTCCTAATGTACag GTTGAATGGGATGAGATAAATGCTGCTTGGGGTCAGGCTGCTCTTCTTTTGCATACCATGGCTCAGTACTTCGCCCCAAAGTTTCA GTACCAGATCAAGATTCACCCTATGGGTAGCTATCCAAGAGTCACAGACATTAACAACAATACATATGAACT GTTTGGCCCTGTGAATTTATTCTGGAGCACACGATTTGACAAAGCTATGACATGGTTTCTGACCTGCCTGCAAGATTTTGCTGAGTTTGCTATAAGCCTGGATAAAGAGAACAATGTACCACCCGATAAGTCACTGAAGCTCCCATACAa GATTGATGGTGACAAGGTAGGGAGCCACACAATCTTCTTAAGTTTTAATAAACTCGAGAACTGGACGAAGGCATTAAAATACACGTTGTGCAACTTGAAGTGGGTTCTCTTCTGGTTTATCGGCAATACAAGTTTTGCACCACCTTCAGGATCTTTATGTGCAGCGACATCATCCAAGAGATGA
- the LOC102721329 gene encoding replication stress response regulator SDE2 yields the protein MAEANQYQILVRLLDGRTRCLRFSTPTVSGAAILDAVSALSRIPAASLRLVTGRLDVSPSSVLAASSDGQFPSAFALLRLRGGKGGFGSLLRGAASKAGQKKTSNFDACRDINGRRLRHVNAERRLEEWKAEAADRQLEKLAEDFIKKKAKETGRAGVRAAEVDKYLEKYRKDAESCVNAVEESVRASLGKRKTVTKPRSGEDAKKLKIWLGKKKVEEDESDSDSDSEMGDDEGADTKSIILDDENSSHGSKSEDEKVDLGSVIELHSERETSGEKSACSDSDENGNCVQESMEPTIRSEGACGDFVSDCAVEREVGLMDQHTPENVITALSEEVLKPDIEAEDNTASTTSHLNGLESPPVEEPSNGSRPLSEEPLDLTNYSSAAELEVVGMEKLKLELQTRGLKCGGTLQERSARLFLLKTTPLEKLPKKLFAKPSGGGK from the exons ATGGCCGAGGCCAACCAGTACCAGATCCTGGTGCGGCTCCTCGACGGCCGCACCCGCTGCCTCCGCTTCTCGACGCCCAccgtctccggcgccgccatccTCGACGCCGTCTCCGCGCTCTCCCGCATCCCCGCCGCGTCCCTCCGCCTCGTCACCGGCCGCCTCGACGTCTCACCGTCCtccgtcctcgccgcctccagcgACGGCCAATTCCCCTCCGCCTTCGCGCTCCTTCGCCTCCGCGGAGGCAAGGGCGGGTTTGGCTCTCTCCTTCGTGGCGCCGCCTCCAAGGCCGGCCAGAAGAAGACCAGCAACTTTGACGCCTGCCGTGATATCAATGGCCGCCGGTTGCGCCATGTTAACGCCGAGCGCCGCCTCGAGGAGTGGAAGGCCGAGGCCGCGGATCGCCAGCTAGAGAAGCTTGCAGAGGACTTCATCAAGAAGAAGGCCAAGGAAACGGGTCGCGCTGGTGTGCGGGCGGCCGAGGTGGACAAATACCTTGAGAAGTACCGCAAGGATGCCGAGAGTTGCGTTAATGCGGTCGAGGAGTCTGTGCGTGCCTCTCTTGGTAAGAGGAAGACCGTGACCAAACCACGGAGTGGGGAAGATGCCAAGAAGCTTAAGATTTG gtTGGGCAAGAAGAAAGTAGAAGAGGATGAGAGTGATAGTGATAGTGACAGTGAAATGGGTGATGATGAGGGCGCAGATACAAAGTCCATAATTCTTGATGATGAGAATTCCTCACATGGATCCAAAAGTGAGGACGAGAAGGTTGATCTGGGTTCAGTTATTGAGCTACATTCAGAAAGAGAGACCTCAGGCGAGAAGTCTGCATGCTCTGATTCAGATGAGAATGGAAACTGTGTTCAGGAGTCGATGGAACCGACAATTAGATCAGAAGGTGCATGTGGTGATTTTGTATCAGATTGTGCAGTGGAGCGTGAGGTTGGATTGATGGATCAGCACACACCTGAGAATGTTATTACTGCTCTTTCAGAAGAAGTGTTGAAACCAGATATAGAAGCTGAGGATAACACTGCTTCAACCACATCGCATCTCAATGGCCTAGAGTCTCCTCCAGTGGAAGAACCTTCCAATGGAAGTAGACCTCTTTCAGAGGAACCGCTGGACCTGACAAATTACAGTTCAGCTGCAGAATTGGAG GTGGTTGGCATGGAGAAGCTCAAGCTCGAGCTGCAGACTCGTGGACTAAAATGTGGTGGAACCTTACAAGAGCGTTCGGCCAGACTTTTCCTTCTGAAAACAACACCTCTGGAGAAGCTACCAAAGAAACTTTTCGCAAAGCCCAGTGGTGGGGGGAAGTGA
- the LOC102709689 gene encoding beclin-1-like protein isoform X2: MHVSSIQGSIMGASRMDNSYVVLSKQNRSHGHGIPPRPPSAAAPHVEPNQPTRAIEGSYIVLPPAAASIYKTSTSEGGGVQLPPPSMNSNSPLPGNSFHSNVTVLTRAFEIATSQTQVEQPMCLDCMRLLSDKMDKEIEDVNTDIKAYEACLQQLEQKSYNILSDASFQKEKQKIEDEEEKLKAAIEEAEKQYSEISSEMKNLEIKSKEFEELEERYWHEFNSFQFQLTSHQEERDTVLAKIEVSNVHLELLKRTNVLNDAFYISHDGVIGTINNFRLGRLPNVQVEWDEINAAWGQAALLLHTMAQYFAPKFQYQIKIHPMGSYPRVTDINNNTYELFGPVNLFWSTRFDKAMTWFLTCLQDFAEFAISLDKENNVPPDKSLKLPYKIDGDKVGSHTIFLSFNKLENWTKALKYTLCNLKWVLFWFIGNTSFAPPSGSLCAATSSKR, from the exons ATGCATGTATCATCTATTCAGGGCAGTATTATGGGGGCTAGCAGGATGGATAATTCTTATGTCGTGCTATCCAAGCAAAACAGATCTCATGGCCATGGAATTCCCCCACGCCCACCAAGTGCAGCAGCCCCACATGTTGAACCTAACCAGCCAACAAGAGCGATAGAGGGGTCATATATAGTGCTTccacctgctgctgcttccatATACAAGACATCTACTTCTGAAGGAGGTGGTGTGCAGTTGCCACCACCAAGTATGAATTCCAATAGCCCTTTACCAGGAAATAGTTTTCACTCTAACGTGACTGTATTAACACGGGCATTTGAGATTGCTACATCCCAAACTCAG GTTGAGCAGCCAATGTGTCTGGACTGTATGAGGTTGCTCTCTGATAAGATGGATAAGGAGATTGAAGATGTTAATACTGACATTAAAGCTTATGAAGCTTGTCTTCAACAATTGGAGCAGAAATCCTACAACATCCTCAGCGATGCTAGTTTTCAGAAGGAGAAACAGAAG attgaagatgaagaagagaaGCTTAAGGCTGCCATTGAAGAAGCTGAAAAACAATATTCAGAAATCAGTTCCGAGATGAAGAATCTTGAGATAAAATCCAAAGAATTTGAAGAATTGGAAGAAAG GTATTGGCATGAATTCAATAGCTTTCAGTTTCAGCTGACATCTCACCAG GAAGAAAGAGACACAGTTTTGGCCAAGATAGAAGTTTCAAATGTTCACCTGGAATTGCTAAAGCGAACAAATGTTCTCAATGACGCATTCTATATTTCACATGATGGAGTAATCGGAACAATAAACAACTTCCGCCTCGGTCGCCTTCCTAATGTACag GTTGAATGGGATGAGATAAATGCTGCTTGGGGTCAGGCTGCTCTTCTTTTGCATACCATGGCTCAGTACTTCGCCCCAAAGTTTCA GTACCAGATCAAGATTCACCCTATGGGTAGCTATCCAAGAGTCACAGACATTAACAACAATACATATGAACT GTTTGGCCCTGTGAATTTATTCTGGAGCACACGATTTGACAAAGCTATGACATGGTTTCTGACCTGCCTGCAAGATTTTGCTGAGTTTGCTATAAGCCTGGATAAAGAGAACAATGTACCACCCGATAAGTCACTGAAGCTCCCATACAa GATTGATGGTGACAAGGTAGGGAGCCACACAATCTTCTTAAGTTTTAATAAACTCGAGAACTGGACGAAGGCATTAAAATACACGTTGTGCAACTTGAAGTGGGTTCTCTTCTGGTTTATCGGCAATACAAGTTTTGCACCACCTTCAGGATCTTTATGTGCAGCGACATCATCCAAGAGATGA
- the LOC121055762 gene encoding uncharacterized protein LOC121055762, translated as MGNAAPRVRLRHDEPAPPGAARRSSSRRAEAAGAAAGALKPRQDQEEKAADERAVVTVKVVMTRKEAERLVARLKEQKARGRKARMAELKNELRAGVGGDGGAAAAAMARPVCSRGEWTLSLAPIPER; from the coding sequence ATGGGgaacgccgcgccgcgcgtgcGACTCCGCCACGacgagcccgcgccgccgggtgCGGCGAGGAGGTCGTCATCCAGGAGAGCGGAGGctgccggcgcggccgcgggaGCGCTCAAGCCTCGGCAGGACCAGGAAGAGAAGGCCGCCGACGAGCGCGCGGTCGTGACGGTGAAGGTGGTGATGACGAGGAAGGAAGCGGAGAGGCTGGTCGCGCGGCTGAAGGAGCAGAAGGCTAGGGGGCGGAAGGCCAGGATGGCGGAGCTGAAGAACGAGCTCAGGGCGGGGgttggcggcgacggtggcgccgccgccgccgccatggcgaggCCGGTGTGCAGCCGCGGCGAGTGGACGCTGAGCTTGGCGCCGATCCCGGAGAGGTAG